ACGACTTCATCGCCTGGTTGCAGGGCCCACTGCGTGAGACGGTCAAGGGGCCGAATACCGCCAAGCCCAACACGGTCGTCGCGCGGCTCTCGACCCTGTCGCGGCTCTATAACCTGCTGATGGATGAGGGCGTGGTGCTGCGTGATCCCCTCCGGGGCCTCGACCGCCCGCCGGGGGAGCGCAAGGTCGAGAAGCTGCCGCCCAGGGAAGACATCGAGCGGCTGCTCGTGCATGCCCGCAGCGACCCCGCGCTCTTCGCGGCCTTGACGCTGATGTACCGCCACACCGTGCAGGTGGCCGAGATGCTCGCACTGCGCTGGCCGGCCTTTGGGTACGACGACGGCACGCTGCTGCGCCGCCGCACACTGAGCCGGCTCGACGACGAGAGCTACGCCGCCCTCAACAAGCTGCTCGCGCAGGCGGGCGGCCCGCTCGCCCGCGGCGATACCCGCATCTTTCCTTACGAGAACAACGACGCGCTGCGCAGCCGGATCTTTCAGGTCTGCCGCGAGGCCAACCTCAACTTCGTGAATCCGGCCAAGCTGCGTAAGGCGGGGCTGCGCGACTTCCCGCTCACGCCCGACCAGGCCGGCTTCATCGGTGATCAGGCCTTCGAGCTGGCCCAGACCCTCGCCCGCACCTACGAACTCGAGGGCGAGGAGGCGCCGCCCTCTCCCAGGGCGCCGGGGGGTTAGCCCTCCACCTGCTCGGCGGGGAACAGGTGGACCGGCTCGACGAGCTGGTCCTGGGCCGCCACAAGCTGAATTTCGCGGGTGCCGAGCTGATGGGTGAGGTCGAGGACGCCGTAGAGGGCACTCATCGAGAGACTCAGGGCCCGGGCGGGGTTACCGGTCTTCAGGAACTGGCCGTAAAAGAGCGCGGCGATGGCGTCGCCCGTCCCGTTGCGCGGGGGGTCAAGCGGCAACAGCGGCGTGCGGCACAGCCAGGAGCCTTCGCCGGTGACCGCCAGGGTCTCGATCACGCCCTCCGGCGCGTCGCTGCGGACCAGACTGGTCAGAAGCACGATCCGGGGGCCCCCCGGGTACAGGCGCTCCCGCAGGGTGTGGGCGGCGGCCAGGGCGTGCTCAAGCGTATCTACCTTCAGCTCGGTCAGGAGTTCGAGCTCGAACTGGTTGGGCGTCACGATGTCGGCGGCAGCCAGCGCCTGCGTGGCGATCAGGTCAGGAAGTTCGGGCCGGACGAAGATGCCGCGCCCCACGTCCCCCATCACGGGGTCGCAGCAGTACAGCGCCGCCGGGTTGGCTTGGCGCACCCGCGCGACCGCCTCCACGACCGCGGCCACCGTGCCTTCTGAGCCCATATAGCCGCTGAGCACACCGTCACAGCTCGGCAGGGCGCCACGCGCCTCGATGCCGTCAAGCAGTTCGGCGATCAGCTCGGACGGAAAGACCGTGCCGGTCCAGGCGCCGTAGCCGGTGTGGTTGGAAAACTGCACGGTATGCACACCCCAGGTCTCGAAGCCCAGGCGCTGCAAGGCGAAGAGGGCGGCGGCGTTGCCGACGTGGCCGTAACTCACCCACGACTGGATGCTCAGGATGTTGCGCGGCGGCTGAGCAGGAGGGGGCTGGACA
Above is a window of Deinococcus reticulitermitis DNA encoding:
- the pdxY gene encoding pyridoxal kinase, with product MTFRPPAAPSQTPAVQPPPAQPPRNILSIQSWVSYGHVGNAAALFALQRLGFETWGVHTVQFSNHTGYGAWTGTVFPSELIAELLDGIEARGALPSCDGVLSGYMGSEGTVAAVVEAVARVRQANPAALYCCDPVMGDVGRGIFVRPELPDLIATQALAAADIVTPNQFELELLTELKVDTLEHALAAAHTLRERLYPGGPRIVLLTSLVRSDAPEGVIETLAVTGEGSWLCRTPLLPLDPPRNGTGDAIAALFYGQFLKTGNPARALSLSMSALYGVLDLTHQLGTREIQLVAAQDQLVEPVHLFPAEQVEG